From a region of the Impatiens glandulifera chromosome 4, dImpGla2.1, whole genome shotgun sequence genome:
- the LOC124935109 gene encoding uncharacterized protein LOC124935109: MREMFHNNNNNSTHNNHEGGKAPVYKQFMTFKPVEFKDYRSGKGQREFKEVFCGKYYTLSTRNKLAREFLEIKKGDSRIADYVKRFERGKYFAPMITRDASMELNHFLEGLNATIRWNVRLSNPSSMRETVDRALMAEKDRQNIIKEAQAKRIATSQHSQQPRNFYHNNNNQRFSQRPQQSQQSKRVQLVGSVFSAKSSNTPIPLCTICGKNHIRSCMQGSNACFLCKQRGNIQRDCPKKNEVAPGRIFSMTREEADPKTTIITGNLLIENILANTLIDTGATHSFITACFFQKAGLKPEESLMAYSISLPSGSHLNSNMIIKACPVYNQNHKMLVDLMVVDMVGFDVILCMDWLFRHEA; this comes from the exons ATGAGGGAAAtgtttcataataataataataatagtactCACAACAACCATGAAGGAGGGAAAGCCCCTGTTTACAAACAGTTCATGACCTTTAAGCCAGTTGAGTTCAAGG ATTACAGAAGTGGAAAGGGTCAG AGGGAGTTCAAGGAGGTCTTCTGTGGGAAATATTATACTTTGAGCACCAGAAACAAGCTAGCCCGAGAAtttcttgaaatcaagaaagGAGATTCTAGAATTGCAGATTATGTGAAAAGGTTTGAAAGAGGTAAGTATTTTGCTCCAATGATTACTAGAGACGCTTCCATGGAGCTTAATCACTTTCTTGAGGGACTCAATGCTACAATCCGTTGGAATGTGAGGCTTAGTAATCCTTCTTCCATGAGGGAAACAGTTGATCGAGCTCTAATGGCTGAGAAAGACAGACAAAATATCATTAAGGAGGCTCAGGCCAAGAGG ATTGCTACCTCTCAGCATTCTCAGCAGCCAAGGAACTTCtaccacaacaacaacaaccaaagaTTTTCTCAACGGCCTCAACAGTCACAACAATCAAAGAGAGTTCAACTAGTTGGATCAGTATTCTCAGCCAAATCTTCCAATACTCCAATTCCATTATGTACCATTTGTGGGAAAAATCATATAAGGAGCTGTATGCAAGGGTCCAATGCTTGTTTCTTATGCAAACAGCGAGGGAACATCCAAAGGGACTGTCCCAAGAAGAATGAGGTTGCACCAGGGAGGATTTTTTCAATGACAAGGGAGGAGGCAGACCCTAAGACCACGATCATTACAGGTAATCTtctaatagaaaatattttagcCAACACTTTGATAGACACTGGAGCAACACATTCCTTTATTACTGcatgtttttttcaaaaagctGGTTTAAAACCTGAGGAATCTCTGATGGCATATAGCATATCACTTCCTTCAGGCTCTCACCTGAAttctaatatgattattaaggCCTGCCCAGTTTATAATCAGAACCATAAGATGTTAGTAGATCTTATGGTAGTAGATATGGTAGGATTTGATGTGATCCTATGTATGGATTGGCTATTCCGACATGAGGCGTAG